The sequence below is a genomic window from Anas platyrhynchos isolate ZD024472 breed Pekin duck chromosome 20, IASCAAS_PekinDuck_T2T, whole genome shotgun sequence.
CTTCGGTCAGCTGGGACCCAGCTTGGTGCAGCCCTTTCAGAAGATACACAATAAACTGGTGCAAAATCCACCCCGAAGCACACGTCCTCTGCGTTCCCCGAGAGCCGCCTGCAGTGCTGGAGGACCGAGAGCCGCGTCGCTGCCAAGGGAGACCCTGGGGCCAGGAGCGAGGGCTCCCCAGCCGCCCAACCTCACACCAGCTGCAAACTGCACGTGTATTTATTAGAGCtgcttgggggggggtctctggggtGGTCTCTAACCCTTTAGTTTCATTTTTGCACAGATTTCCTGAACTGTTTGACCCAGCTCTGGTGGACCAGGAGCATTTGGGTTTCCTTCACCTCTTGCTGCTTCTCCAGCCTTAATGCGTTAACTGGCTCAGCGCAAACACCTCAAGGGAAGGAGCCTGCCTGGTGCAAAGGGCTGCAGGGATGCGGTGGGGTCAGGAACTggctctgctggtgctgctgggctaGCTCGGGGCTTGGTGCTAGGCATgctcccccggccccagccccctgGCCcgctcagctgctggcagcagccagggtGGTGGGTGAGTCTGTGTGGAAGCAGAGTGCCTTTGGCCACGGTAAGGCCAGGGtcccgtgctgctgccaggtcAGGGGCTCGTTCACACGAGGCAGCCTGGGTTGCTGAACCCTGGCGGTAAGAGCCATTGCATTGCTTCCTCCAAGCCCTGCAGAGCTCACTGGGCCCATTGGCAGCCTGGCCAGgtcccagcagcagtgctgggagcagtCAGCAATGAGCAGGGCTTGGGCTGGCAGTGAGAGGAAGGTTGTGATGAGTTCCTGTCCCCATGTTCCCAAAGTGCCCTGTCTGGAGCAGTGCTtggagcagaggggctgggctggctggCCCTGTGCAGCGCTATGCTGCCCTGAGAGATCACTGTGTCAATGCCAGCAATAAACCACTCTACAAGGTGCTTGGCTCACATTTGGGCAACATCTGCTCCcaggccagcagctcccagaggCATGGAGTGGCTCAAGGGCAGCAGCACGGAGGGGTCAGGGTGCAGTCGGGGTGCCCCAAAGCTGCAGCAAGCAGCCCTGGTGTGCCACTGTCCctaggggcaggggcagccgtggggctgctggtgctgaacatccagccccagccaggGAACCTTTGTGCCTTGGAGCAGGGGACTTGCAGGGCAGGGGGTgacctccagcccctggcccaTCAGGCCCCCAGCTTGTCTCACCGTGGCAGGGATGGTGGGATCAGACCAGCGCACAGCAGTGCACAGCCATATCCTCACCCTGCCTGGCCGCCCCTCCTTGCCATCCCCAGGTTTGCTGAGATGTGCCCACAGCCAAGCCGGGTGGACACTTGTCTCCCTCGTGGGACCGGGGAGCCCTTCCCAGCAGGAGCGGACTGCggcagggtgctgtggggcagcatTTGGTCACTCTCCCTTTAGGATGTGGTGACAGTGGTTGGCACTGCCTGGCCACGGAGGGGAGTGGGTGGCCTTGGCACCCATCGCCCAGGATGGCTGGACTGTCACCGCATGCTTTCCTGGTGACATGCATCGGCTGTGCCAGCCACTTGGACCAGTGGGATCTGCCCGTGTCCCCCTGCCCAGccaccccagccagcaccaCGGCCCTGGGGCTTCCCCAGACACAGGAGAGGGTGACAGCCACCGTGCCGCGTGCAGGGACCCCGTGGCCCTAAGGGTCCTGCCACAGCGAGCTGCTGCCAAACCGCCCCCtccgcagccccagcctgccAGGACCCCGCCAGCCCCCGGCCTCCCGGTCCCTCTGCAAGCAATACGCGCCGCCCCTCTGCTGCGGGGAGACCGGGGTGCCCCTGAGCCCCCGCCGGCTTCTCGGGGGCCCGGCTGGCGCAGGCGACCACCAGCTGCTACCTCAGGTTTCCAGGCTGTGCCCGGCTGGGCCCCGGGGTggcgggaggggggcggggagggggccgcGGCGCTGCTCCCGGTCTCAGcgcttctccctccctctgcaCCGGGCCCGGCGCGGCTGCCCCGCGGGTTCCGGCATCGCGCGGCACGGAGCGCTCCCGGTTTTTAAATAAAGCCTTcggccctgctgccagctccgCGTGCTTCCCGGGAGGGGAACGGGGGCGGGCAGGGTTCCGGGCACCCGGGGCCCCGCGGCATGGGCTGGCGGCGGGCCCCGGGCCCGGCCTCGTGCCCGTTGCtggggccggcggggccggggcccggcACGCGGCgctgcgggcgggcgggcgggcgggggagGGCCGGGCCCTgccgggccgggcgggcggggggccggggccggggcggggctggggcggggccgcggccggcGGGCTCGAGCCGggagggggcggccccgggcccggcgcCCGCCCCGGCGCGCAGTGCATGCCGGGAGCCGCGGCTGGCGGGCGGCTCGGCTCGGCGCGGGAtggcgggggccgggccgggcgcggGGCcctgggggcggcggggcgcggcggcggcggcgctggcggCCGTGGGCCTGGCGCTGGCGCTGGCCTGCCTGGTGCTGCGGGGCGCCCTGGTGGGCGCGGCGGCGCTGGGCGCGGCGGGGGCCTGGTGCGCCATGCGGCCCGGCCCGCCCGCCAAAGCCGCCGCCAACgggggcccggccgccgcctCGGGCCGGCCCCAGCGGGCCCCGCCGCGGCGCCTCGGCCCGGGCCTGGGGTAAGCGGGGCGgagtggctggggggggggggggggggagcgggccGCCGCTGAGGGGCGCGGTGTGTCTGACCGCCGTGTCTCCGCAGGACCCCGCCGCGCTGCCGGCCGCAGGCGCCGCGCCGCCGGTACCCGCTGCCGCAGGCCCGCAGCGCCGTGCCCGGCGCCCTGCCCGCCGCCTGCTGGGACGCCTGCCCGCGGAGGAGCGCGGCCTGGGCGCGCCgcgccggcccggcccgcagcCCCGTCACCGTGAGGATCGCCCGGCCCGGAGGCCTGGCCCGCAGCCCCGCGTGAGTACGGGAGGGGCCCCGGGAGGGCCGGCCGCCGGCCCTCGGCTGCTGCAGCCGCTGCTCGGAGCACCGCGGTGGGAGAGCGCGGCCCTGCGCTGGCCTAATCCCTGTCCGCGGCGTTGCTTTTGTGCCCTGGGAGGAATGCTGGGATTCAGACCGTGTGGGACGGCCCTCACCGCTCACACGGGGCCCCCGGGCAGCCAGTGCGAGAGGTTGTGGGGCTGGCCGTGGGGTTCCCCTATCTCTAACTCCTTGCTTTCTTTACCAGGCTGGAGCAGCTGACCTCACCTGTGGCCTTCCTGGCCAACAGCAGTCCAGACCCATGTGCAAAAGAGACTGTGCTGAATGCCATCAAGGAGAGCAGGAAGAGgcctgtggaggaggaggaggagaaccaGGTTCTGGGGAACGATCAAGAGAGTAAGAGAAGGTAATAACCTTGTGGTGCGGGTTGCTGACTGTGTATTGGGATGGTCAGAATGGGCCTGGCGCTTCAGTGGTGACAAATGTGATGTGACACAGAACCTGGGATAGAAAAGAGCGCTGGAAACTGAACCAGAGGAATACAAAGAGGAAGCATGTCCCATCACTCAGCCCTCTCAGCTGTGTCCGAAATTCTTCCAAGACTCCTTTTTGCCCTTGAGATCAAAGGGATATGGTTTAGGTTTTGCCTGGGCAAGCTCGCAGGTCAGGCATGTTCCCCTGCGTTGCTAGGGCTCGGAGAGGCCTGAATGTGGATCAGGGAAGTCTGTCAAGGCTCCCGGGAAGGGGAGTGATTTCTGTCATTACAGGGGTTGGTAGGCTGGGGAAACTGGTGGGGAAAACTTGGTATCAGTCATAGGCTGAAATGTCTATCCTTCAGTTGGCCCTAGTTGTCAAGGAGAGATGCAATCCCAACGTCTTAGGACTCCAGGTGAAAGCATTATGCTTTAAAAGCTCTGCATGGTTCCTTCACACTCTGTAAGTACCAAAAGGAGGTAAAGACAAAAGGGACAACAGAAGAGACTatcttttgctttcattagtCAAGGTCAGTGATTTCTAGCTCTGAGCTACAAGAAGTGAGAGTGCAGCGGCTTTGCCAGTGCTCTGTGAAGGACAAGGCGTAAATCCTGGATACCAAGGTCTGCTGGAGCCTTTGTCACTGCTGGGACACAGCActgccttgtttttctttttgcttctgtgtCTTGTTTCTTCTTCCCACATACGTGGGGGCTGTTTGCATTGTACCCTTCTGCCCATCATGTTCCAGGACAGCCTTCCTGGGCTGAGGCACATTAATGGAAAGACTAAGGAGGAGTGGTTTGGGCAGAGAAAGGCAGTGCATGGGTGCATTGCCCTGCgtgctgctctggggctgctgctggaggtggtcCTGAGCACAATAGGATGAGTGGAGTTtgcagagagctgctggctgctgtcctgctgcaggagcaggctggtGGTGGGAGCTACAGCAGGACGTGTGGATTCTTCCTCCATCATGggattttcctctccttttgaaCACTTGCCACAGCTTGGTGAATCTGAGCCCTACCAGAGCTGGGTAGCATAACAGGCTGGTTACGTGAACAGGATCTGCGTTTTTTCTTCAACATGCCAATACCAATCTTGgccaaaaaaaagccaattttgAAGGGATTGATATCTGACAAGCATGAAGAATGCTTGTAGGCAGAAAATACTGTGACCTTTGAGGACAGAAAGGGGTATGTGTCAGCTGGAGAGCGCTGGATTGCCTGTGCAATGTGACCAACACGTTCAGAGCTTGAAGGAAGGATTTCAGCTAAGTGACAGGATGGATCTGACACCTCCAGCTCTGCTTCACAGTAGGGTTTGTTTTAAGACTTTCAGGCTTAAATTCTTTACTGAATCATTGGGGGAAACGGGGATCCCATTTCTGACTCAAATCATCCAAGGTGCTGGCTAGGACGAGGTAGAAGACTAGACCTCTGGAGCTTCGGTCCATTCCAAAAAAGCTGCAAAGtctctctgaaatattttagcttCAAATAACGTATTTgagtaaatattttgttaagtGAAAACTGCTCTGCCCAGTAGGCAGCtgatggagctgctggtgcTTGGGAGGAAGCAGCTGGGGATGAGAATCAATGAGGTAAGGATTTGGGTGGAAAGAGAATCTGCAGTGGGCTGTGGATGGGGAAAACCTCTGTCCCAGGTGTTGGCAAGAAAAAAGCAAGGTTTGTGCCTTCACAGTGCCTAGGCCCCTGGAAGAGGTCCTGTTGCCGGGCTGAAAGGGCAGCCCTCGTCACTTCTGCCTCCTCACTCTCACAGGTTTCTGCCCTCTTTCCTGCAGGCGCCATGATAGCAGTGGAAGTGGGCAGTCAGCATTTGAGCCTCTGGTAGCCAACGGTGTCCCTGCCTCTCTCATACCCAAGTAAGTGCCCACTGGGCCCAAAAACAACTGCTGTTGGCTGGGAGGTGAGTCTTAAAGTTTGTGTGCTCTGGAAAAGGTGCTTGGGTTTTGCTTGTGGAGCCTAGCTTCTGTGAAGGGGAAGAGAGGCCGTGACCGTGCCTCCTGGCTGTCACTCAGTATTAGAGCTGTGCTTTGTGAGTGCAGGCCAGTGGCTgtagggctgtgctgctgcagaggccTCTTCCCAAGCTCTGTGCTGTGTGAAAGCAGGGTTGCTTTCCTCAACCTGTCCTGCATTTAAAGGGCCTATGGGTAGAGTGGTGAGGAGCTCCTAAAATCGTCTTTAACTTCCTGCAGGCCTGGCTCTCTGAAGAGGGGCCTTGTTTCACACTGCCCAGATGACTGCTCGAACAAGAGGTCACGCACCTCCTCCATGAGCTCCCTCAACAACACATATGCTGGTGGGATACCCAGCTCCATCCGCAATGCCATTGCCAGCTCCTACAGCTCCAGCCAGGGCCTCTCTCAGGTAGGAAACACCCCTGCCAAAGGCACCATTGGAGCCCACAGCCAAGCGTGGTGCAGGGTAGCTCAACCCTCCTTTGGGATCACCTGCGTAACTCGAACCCAGGGCTTGTAAGATGAGAGCAGTGTTGCGAGGTGCCTGGTGGTGAGCACTGCAGTCAGTCTCCAGCACAGCTTAGGCAGGCAGATCAAGCTCCTTGCACATTAGACTGGCTGctgtgtcagcagcagcaggcagtgatGTTCCTCATCCTCCAGTGCACGTTGCCAGGGGTGTCCCCAGGCTGAGCCGTCCTGCTGTagtgctttctttttcacttttgaaaCCAGGAGgacacttccccccccccccctccctgcttAGACTTGGCCAGCATGCTAGGGTGGCTGGATCCaggtgaaaggaaagaaggaaaagtaaatCCCTTTGCTGCACTGCCACCTTTTCAGCTGCAGTCAGCATGTATTGGAACCATGTGTTCCCACTTCGACCCAGGCCCCCttggcagctgctgagctgtaATAAAACATTGCTCAAATGGCTCTTGGGTCAGGCTGCAGATCTGATGGAGGAACATAGTCATGGTTAATGAATCTGTGCTGTCCTTGTAGAGAAAGGCTTCCTCCATACTATTAGTAAGGACAGGTTTCCCCTGATGGGAGTCTGAAATCCTTGAAGTGGGATTCATCCTCTCTGAGCTCTGGCAAGGAGGTGCCCTGCTTCAGCCAGAGCCGCTGTAAACATGCAGGGGTGTCTGGGGCAGCTGAGCAGCCTCTGCTGTGTGATGGCAAGAGAGCTGCACCTGACCAGCAGCATCCTTCCTCCTGTCCTCTAGGCAGGACTGGCTGTTAAGAGCCTGGAGGCTGCTTTCTCCCAATGCAGATTGAGTTTGGGGTGGCCAGATGCTGCTGTGCTCTACTGAACATGGAGGGGAGCAAAGTGGTGGAGAGACTGAGGCTCTGGGCTTGTTAGCCACGGTCCTGGGAGGAGATGGCACTTACTGTGCAAGTGAGCAGGAGGATGGGACAGTTTCCTCCCTCCCAGCTTGTGCACTAAGTTACTGCTGGTCTCTCTCTGGATTCCAGCTGTGGAAGAGGAGTGGTGTGAGCATTTCCCCGCTGTCCAGCCCTGCATCCTCCCGCCCCCAGACACCTGAATGGCCTCTCAGGAAAGCCAGGTAACTAGCCACTCGCTTGGGGAGTGCCTGCTCATTGATGCCAGCTAGGGAGAGGGCAGGCAATGTCTCAGCTAGCCTGCTGACCAAATCCTGCTCTCCACGAGGCTGGGTAATCCAGGCCTGTTTCTGAAAAGTGACTGTTGTATGACCCACCTGTGTGGCAGCCCTGTTGCTTTTGTCCACTTGTCCCTGCCACCTTGTTATGCTGCTGTCCCAGCAGGAGTTctggagcagcagagctgcaccaTCCTAATCCCCGCTGCATTCTGGGACCAGGTTAGAGATGTAAACGTTCAGATATTGCCACAGAGGCAGCGTTGTGTTGTGGCGTTGTGATAGCCTGGGTTACTTGAGCCACCAAAACCTGGGAAGAGGCAGGTACTGATTCTTGCTGTCTCCTCTAAAGCAATTCACCAGAGCTATGTAAAATACATAATACACAGTTGCCTTTGGTGCCTGTCTTGTAGCGTAGGCCCATgtgctcctctctcccagctgagaGAAGGACCTGACTGTGCAGTAAGCATTTGTCAGAACTAAAACTGATACCACCCTTGCCCTGAAAGGGTGGGTGACAGACAGAGACCTGTACATGACAGACAGACACCTTTGTGTTTCCCATCCagggctgctgggtgctgccctcGGGTTGATTTGTCCTACAGAGAAATGGGGCTTCTGCAGACTTGCACTGAGCTGTGGTCTGGAGAGGGAAGCAGCTCCTGAGCCTTGAGCTGCTTTCAGGGTggtgcagggctgtgctcaAGATGTCTCAAGGCACGTTGTTTGGCTGAGGCCACAGGCCAGTGTTACTAATAGGAATCCTTAGTGTGTTTGGCCTGTCCTGCTCTCAAGGGATAGCGCCATGCCTGGGGCTTGACCATAACTAGCTTTCTCCCACTGGCACAGGGAGGAGGAGTCACATCGCTCCAACACTTCCACTCCGGTGAAATCAGACAAGGAGCTGCAGACAGAGAAAGGTGAGCATGGGCTGGCAGCAGTTCTGTGCAGGGCTGGATAGGCTGTCAGCACACACAAGCAGCGGGGACGTCATGTGACTTTAAGTCTACAGGTGGGATTGGGTTGAAGTGCCACCTGGCAACTAGGAATGTGCTGGTGCTGAGGCACTTCTTCTGGCCTCAGCAACTGCCCTAAATGAATTTCCAGGCGATGAGCAAGGGATACTGATGATGTCTGCATGCTAGCAGATGTGTGGGAGCTGGCTTGCAAGAGGGAGCCCCAGAACCTTGATTGGCACGGGTCCAGGTGTCAACCTTACACCAAGATGTGCCATGCTACAAGCAGCATCCCAATCAGATTCCAGGCTGAGCCTCTTCCAATGCTTCCTCATCTAAAATGGACAGGATATCCCATGTCCATCATAAATAGCCACCTGTCTGTCATGGTGCAGCGCTAGATGTGGTTCGTGTAGCTTTCCTGGTGTGTGATTCAAGTAGGCAGATTGCAAGGACTGTTTGGAAGTGGTAAAGGAGTTGCTTCTCTGCTGAATGCCAACAGGCTCTTGTACCAAACTGTCCCAGGATGTGCTGTGGCCAGCTGCTTTTCCGGAGTCTTGTAGCCTTGTTCTCAGCTTAAAGCCATACCCCTGGCTCTGCTCTTTGAGTTTGGGTCAGAcaggtgaggggtctggagaacaagtcttacgaggagtggctgagggagctggggttgttcagcctggagaagaggaggctcaggggtgacctcattgctctctataagtacattacaggaggctgtagcaaggcgggggttggtctgttttcccatgtgcctggcaacaggatgagggggaacaggctgaagttgtgccaggggtgtgttaggttggatattaggaagaacttctttaccaaaagggttgtgaggcattggaatgggctgcccagggaagtggtggagtcaccatccctggaggtctttaaaagacatttacatGTACAGCTCAGTGATACAGTTTACtgaaggacttgttagtgttaggtcagaggttggactaggtgatcttggtggtctcttccaacctagatgattctgtgagaGAGGAGTTGTATGTGACTACCCTGCTGATACAATCCCAGCTCCTCTGCCCAGAGCTGGGTCTGACTTACCTTCTTCTGCAGTGGTGGAGACACCAATGAGAAAGAAGCGGAATTCCCTGAGCCCACCATCTGTGTCAGGGAGCAGCGGGAAGCGGAAGAGGAAGATCCAGTTGCTGTCATCTCGCCGGGGGGACCAGCTGGCGCTGGTACGTCACTGTCTCGCAGCCCCTTTTGCCCTCCTCTGGCAATAGAATGTGCTCACTGCAatttctgcagggctggggggagacTGACCTGCCTGCCCTCAGGAAGGAGGCCCCGTCCTTGGCGGAGTGGGAAGTGACGCTATCCCCAGCCCCAGTGTCTGGTGGGCTGTGCGTGattgtgctgcctgctgccggACCAGGTAATGGCCTGGGGAAGGCCTGCCGTGCCCTCAGCGCCAAGCCGGGGTCACGATGAGTGGGGATTGGAGCTCCGCGGTAGCGTGCTGTGGCAGAACCACCTGCTTCACGGGTCTTGCGACTGCCTGCCTTCACCACACATTCAGAGAAGCTCTGCCAGCTTCCCTGAGAAGGAGCTAAGCTGCTGCTCTCTCTTGGCAGCCCCCACCACCTCAGCTGGGCTACTCCGTCACATCAGAGGACCTGGATGCGGAGAAGAAAGCAGCGTTGCAGTGGTTCAACAAAGTCTTGGAGGATAAGGCTGGTAAGGGCTGCACCTCTGGGCAGGCTGGGCTCCTGATGGGGTTGGCAAGGAGCAGTGGAGTAGAaacccagggctggggctggcaggcagTGGGGTGTCTGTAGCACAGGCTAGGGAAGCTCCCAGGCAAGTCTCTGCCTGGTCCTTGGGTCTAGGGATGTTCTCAGTGCCTTGAGACTCAAAGAGGTCATGCCTCAGAGCCTGCAGTTTTACTAATGGCTAGTCCCCTACAGCAAGTTACGGATACTGACTTTTTGTCTCCTTTCCGGTAGATCCAGTCCCCAGCACCACTGCAGAGACTATACCTGTGTCCACGCCGCTGGCATTCACAGTAACCATGGTGACGTCCCCAGGGCCTGCGCCTGCATCAATAGCTCCTGTCCTACCCAGCAGCAACTCGCTCCTGGACAGCCTGAAGAAGATgcagagcagccaggctgcACCTGTGCCACCAGGTGAGAAGAAGTAGGGTCAGCAGGGTGGGATGGTGGCAGAGCAGTCCAGGCTCAGCAGGAGCCCTGCATTCTTGCTGTTGAAGGCAGGCTGGAAAAATTCCTGTTTAAATGTTCTGCATGCCCTGGCCGGCAGAACTTGGAGGACAAGTTGGGGGGGACACAGGCCATGGTCCTGTTGTGAGCTGTGTTAAGCATGGAGGACTGGGTCTCCAGGAACCTTTGCAGAACTAGGATGGCTGTCTGGGAGAAAAGCTGTCTGTGTGTTAGGCCCATGTCCCTAAAAAAAGctctcttcccctttccagaCTCCACTGGAGCTGTAATAGGGTCCCAGCCTTCTTCATCAGCATCACagccacctgctgctgctgtgtcactggagTTGAGTTCTCTGCCTGTGACCTCTGCTGACACCAAGCCTGTGCCTGTGTTAAGCACACCTGTGCTTTCTGCACCTCCTGCCTCGGGGGCACAGCCTCCCAGCAGTGTGGCACCTGCATTCACAGAGCTGGGCCAGACCCCTGTTAAGCCTCTCTCCTTACCAAAGCCAAACATCTTATTTGGGACGCTGAGCACCCCAcctgccagccagccagcaacGACCACAGCCACTGCTGTCCCCACTACAGCCCCCGTCTTCAAACCTATTTTTGGTGCTTTGCCAAAAACTGAGAGCACAGCACCCTGTACAGCTGTCATCTCCTCTGCAGTCACTGTGTCTGCAAGCTCAAGCCCTTCCTCAACATCTTCCACCGCCACCATGTTCAAGCCTATCTTTGGCAGCGTAACAGCAGCTTTGTCTCCAGCAAAGGCCTCTCCTTTCACGTTCAAACCATTGTCACAGACAGCCTCAGCTGCAGATTTACCAGCAGCTTCCACAACCACCACGGCAGGATTTGCAGGTCTCCCTAACGTCATCTTTACCACCGCAGCTACAACTGCCACCACTCTGAGTTCCTCCACAGATGCCACCATTAAACCAGTTTTCAGCTTTGGACTCAACCCACCTGCCTCCACCGGCCCTACTGCCAGCCTGACTGTGACCACTGCCACATCCACAAGTACGTCACAGCCGTTCCTGTTCGGTGGCCTGGCCAACTCAGCTACCAGTACAGATTCCAGCTTTGCTGCCCCAGGGCCAGTGTTCCAGTTTGGAAAGCTAGCTCCAGCCACTGTCACTGCCACCACCAGTGTCCCTGGAGGCCCCACATTTGGCCAAGCAGCTTCAAACTCAATGGCACCTACCACCACTGTGGGCTTCAGCATATTTGGGAGCACCACGCTATCGTCATCTACCCCAGCCACCACAGGTCAGTCGACGTTAACATTTGGCTCCTCCATTTCAGCTTTTGGCAGTTCTTTCAGCACAAGCGCGAAGCCACCACCGCCATATCCTGGGGCAGCAAGCCAGCCAGCATTCAGCACTGGTGCTGCAGAGAGCCAGCTGCCCACCAGCAAGCCTGCTGCAGGCCCCATCAGCTTTGGCCCCACGTTCAGTTTTGGAGCCCCCACAGCACAGTCCGCCACTCAGCCAGCGTTTGGTAGCAGTGCACAGCCAGCCTTTGGCACAGGTGGCACCCAGAGTGCCTttggcaccagcagcacccaggcagTGTTTGGGACCACCACATCGGTCTTCTCTTTCGGGACAGCCACCTCCACTACAGTCAGCTTTGGTTCCAGCACACAGAccacaagcagcagcactggcacgGCCGTCTTTGGCACCACCCCTTCTCCTTTCACCTTCGGGGCAGCTGCCCAGCCAGGCCCCTCTGCCAGTGCCTTTGGGCTCAGTGTGCCCACCCTGAACAGCGGCTCCCCTGCCGTTGCATTCAACTTCGGGGCTGGGCAGagcggagcagcagcagcagcaacgcCATTCGGCTCTTCCCTGACACAGAGCACACTGGGTGCACAGAACCAGAACACGCCGTTTGCCTTCACTGTGCCCAGCACCCCCGACACCAAGCCTGTGTTTGGAGGTGAGTGGCAGTGCTTGGGGCCTTCTGACAGGgtggagggcagggcaggatctAGGCAGCTGCTTTCCTTCCAGACCTTGCTGAGATCTTCCCCCAGGCTCCGCAGCCCTCGATGGGTTAACAGTAGTGCAGTGCACTCTGCCCAGGTCCCCAGCCCTTGGTGTCAGAGGGGAAGATTAGTCTGTAGCTCTTCACTGCTCCTTGGCCCCTCTAAACATGCCAGCTTTCTAGTTCCATGTGAGCACTGAGCCCAGCCAGGTGCTCTCCTGCCCCTGAGAAGCCGAGGTCTTGCTGGTAGTTAGAAACAAATTGGAATTTCTTGGTGAGTGGAAACACTTCCAGCCAGTGAATACAATCTTCTCTGTTGTCTCTGAAGTGttctagaatcacagaatcattagggttggaaaagacctccaagatcatctggtccaactatcCCCCTACCACTAATA
It includes:
- the LOC101804691 gene encoding nuclear envelope pore membrane protein POM 121C, with product MAGAGPGAGPWGRRGAAAAALAAVGLALALACLVLRGALVGAAALGAAGAWCAMRPGPPAKAAANGGPAAASGRPQRAPPRRLGPGLGTPPRCRPQAPRRRYPLPQARSAVPGALPAACWDACPRRSAAWARRAGPARSPVTVRIARPGGLARSPALEQLTSPVAFLANSSPDPCAKETVLNAIKESRKRPVEEEEENQVLGNDQESKRRRHDSSGSGQSAFEPLVANGVPASLIPKPGSLKRGLVSHCPDDCSNKRSRTSSMSSLNNTYAGGIPSSIRNAIASSYSSSQGLSQLWKRSGVSISPLSSPASSRPQTPEWPLRKAREEESHRSNTSTPVKSDKELQTEKVVETPMRKKRNSLSPPSVSGSSGKRKRKIQLLSSRRGDQLALPPPPQLGYSVTSEDLDAEKKAALQWFNKVLEDKADPVPSTTAETIPVSTPLAFTVTMVTSPGPAPASIAPVLPSSNSLLDSLKKMQSSQAAPVPPDSTGAVIGSQPSSSASQPPAAAVSLELSSLPVTSADTKPVPVLSTPVLSAPPASGAQPPSSVAPAFTELGQTPVKPLSLPKPNILFGTLSTPPASQPATTTATAVPTTAPVFKPIFGALPKTESTAPCTAVISSAVTVSASSSPSSTSSTATMFKPIFGSVTAALSPAKASPFTFKPLSQTASAADLPAASTTTTAGFAGLPNVIFTTAATTATTLSSSTDATIKPVFSFGLNPPASTGPTASLTVTTATSTSTSQPFLFGGLANSATSTDSSFAAPGPVFQFGKLAPATVTATTSVPGGPTFGQAASNSMAPTTTVGFSIFGSTTLSSSTPATTGQSTLTFGSSISAFGSSFSTSAKPPPPYPGAASQPAFSTGAAESQLPTSKPAAGPISFGPTFSFGAPTAQSATQPAFGSSAQPAFGTGGTQSAFGTSSTQAVFGTTTSVFSFGTATSTTVSFGSSTQTTSSSTGTAVFGTTPSPFTFGAAAQPGPSASAFGLSVPTLNSGSPAVAFNFGAGQSGAAAAATPFGSSLTQSTLGAQNQNTPFAFTVPSTPDTKPVFGGTPAPTFGQSTPVPGAVGSGSGSLSFGTPSTPASAFGGVGTSFGPSAASFSIGAGSKTGARQRLQARRQHTRKK